The DNA sequence CCAAACACATGGTACGTCTGTCTGACCAATCAAACACCAGAAAATTTTCTCCTTATTTCTGCCGCTACTTTTTAAAAGTGCAATACTCAAAATACCCTCCTACTAGACAATTACGACAGTAATCGTTCAGCAGCAACACTACAACTGCCCCACACAAGAATCTGATCTCCTAATAGGCCCATGAATACCAGTGTGTTTCCCTGGCCCCActaaggctatgtttggtatggctgttctttgagaaaaaactgacttctgcttatttctgagaataagtgactgaaaagcaaagcagctgaATGTTTGGTAAATTGGTTTTTTATAAGTGTTATCAGTGAAAAAAACAGTGgtaaagtgtttggtaaaatcAAAACTGACttatgctttttgtttgtggaatgaccaattTGGACATGAATGATTGCCTTAATTAGTTTGGTTGATCATCACATTCAAGATCTAGTAAAAACAGACTCATACGGATTTGTTGCTACCAATTGGGGCTACTCAGTAAGAACAATTTCAAGCGCCATTTAACACATAATACACGATAATAGATCATCCCGTCACATACTACACAACAATAATGTCTTAATGTTTTTATAAAATTGCAAATAATGATACAGCAAATGTTACAGTGGACAAATATCACCGTTACAAATAAGACATTGATATCATGAAAAAACCTAAATTTTGATGTCTATCGATGGTACTGGGAAAGTGAAGAACCGGATGACATTCAATGAGCCTAGAGTGGTGGTTGCTCTTGGCTATGACAATGGGATGAATACTCCGGCACGGTGCTCCAAAGCTTATGGAAATTGCACAGCTGGGATTTCACAAACTGAGCCTCACATTGCTGCTTATCATTCGATTTTGTCACATGCAGCTGCTGTTCAGAGATACCGTGAAAAGTATCAGAAAACACAAAAAGAGTGGTCTTGCTCATCCATAAATATTGGCTTAATttccttggttttttttttccctctcatcTCAGTTTATAAACATATATGTCAACGATTACAGTAACATTTCTGGGACCATCACAACACTAATGAAACGAATAATGATGGCCCTCTGGTCTAAGAAACAAACCGGTAACTTTATAAGAAATTCCTTGCTGCTGCAACTCGAAAAATAGTTTACAACTCCTATTTGTATCTGAATTAAAATGCATCATTCCACACATGTTGTAAAGCATCAAGTTATATAGAATATGAACATAAACTGATGTCTAACAACTTGCTAGATTAACATTGACCAACTCTGGATATCAACCCCAAGCattgaaaaatcaaaatgcaAGACACACCTAATGGCCTCAGAACCAGAAAGTCCCAGCAGAGAGAAGCAAACAGCGTAAAACCAGAAAACTGCACTTGATGCAAATAGATAACTGCAGAAAAAGCAACCTAATGGCCAAAAACTTGGAATAAAGCTGCCTTCCAGTGaagcaaacacaaacacaaacacaaacacaaggtCATATATTCAAAACTGCAGGCCTGATAAAcataaacacaaacacaaacatagGACAAAGAGGGTCCTAAATGCTGATAACAAATTACAACTTTTCTCAAATACGTACTCTTAACCTGAAACTCATCGCAGTTACAGATTGCAGACTCAAGAAGGATCTTAATAGAGTACGGTAGCTTATCTGCATCACAAGCATCAATACAACCACAGTCAATACATCATCACAAAAACTCACACTCGACACTCAAACAGTAAAACACTCCACTAGTCCACTGAGCATAACAGAACAATAAGGCCCAGTTTGGCCAAAATTTCTTCCTTGTCGAAAATAACAACACAGCATGATTGAAATTCTGCTATCACTTTCATTTCATTCATTTTCTAAGAAACCAACAAGGATCAGAAACCACAGCTCTGAAGAATCATCAAACACAAACACTAAAGTCCCATTGAAACAAAAAGACAAATCAATCAAACAGTCGGTGTGGGatatgaaaaaagaagaaatcttTAAACAAATTCACATCCTTTATCTGATCCCACTTCAAATCATAACAACCTCAACCCACCAAaaacaccaaaacccagaaGCCAGAACAACCCAGATCACGATGTCGCTCAGCTTCTCAAGCTACAATAACACAAACAATGAAAATAAGTTGAAAGAAAACCAACAAACAGTTGGGGACAAAAAACAAGACTACTATAATATGGAAGGTACGACATTCTACACATATCATATGAGGTCTGGAACAAAGTCAACAAACCACAACTAGATTCAAATCAATGATATTCTTTTTTAAATGATGTACAGAACAGTAGATAAGAAATCCACTAAACCAAAAACGAAGAGAAAAGTTGAAGAAACTAAACTACAACAGCACTTCAATTTGAGAACATGGCAAAAAAAGACCAGTCCCTGAATTTCAGGAAACCAGACGCTCTTAAGGATCAGTTTCATCAATTAAGAAAGACCAGAGAATAAAATGTTTACTTACATGCACAGTCATCTGCTGCAAGTCTGCTAGTGCTTTTTGTCTGGACTGcagtgaagaaagaaaaagtaattTAGGCCTTGCCTTAACTTAAATTATTTCAGAAGTATCAAAACTACTAGGAAGTCGGCACATTCATTGAGGGGACAAGGTGGCATACACtgactataaatattaattaaCAAGGGCAAGGACTCAAGGAGTGATGCAAATCACAAATAAATCAGGCCAACAGAAACCAGGTAACTTCTGTTTAAGTTAACCAGCTTTAAATAAACTATTAAACTTGTACGTACCGACTGATTGGTTACCCATCTTTCGTAATAATGGGTGTACCTCTCTAGAGAGTTCTTGGCCATCTCTCTTCGTTTCTCTGCCTCATCGTACTGCAAATAACCATATCACAACAATCAATCAATAATGCCACTAACTGAAATAATACAAGAGAAAAATCCTCAACTATCAAAATAGAGTTGCAAACTACGTTAACGTACCACTCCCTCCTGCTTTGCTGTCTCATAGCGGTTACAGGCATAAAAGCCACCTGTCCTCTCACCATGTTCTGACCATGCACCAAGACAGAGCCTGAAGGCATGTACAAATGCATTAGAGTTCACAGAAGATGCATGATAACATGCAATGCAGCTTTGAGATACCAAGATAGTGTATCTAGAAGACAATAAGAGGAGCCTAAGGTGATAA is a window from the Rosa chinensis cultivar Old Blush chromosome 2, RchiOBHm-V2, whole genome shotgun sequence genome containing:
- the LOC112185969 gene encoding probable E3 ubiquitin-protein ligase ARI8 isoform X9: MHITCTPPCKFEFCWLCLGAWSEHGERTGGFYACNRYETAKQEGVYDEAEKRREMAKNSLERYTHYYERWVTNQSSRQKALADLQQMTVHISYRTLLRSFLSLQSVTAMSFRLRAALFQVFGH
- the LOC112185969 gene encoding probable E3 ubiquitin-protein ligase ARI8 isoform X3 — translated: MHITCTPPCKFEFCWLCLGAWSEHGERTGGFYACNRYETAKQEGVYDEAEKRREMAKNSLERYTHYYERWVTNQSSRQKALADLQQMTVHLEKLSDIVIWVVLASGFWCFWWVEISYRTLLRSFLSLQSVTAMSFRLRLYSKFLAIRLLFLQLSICIKCSFLVLRCLLLSAGTFWF
- the LOC112185969 gene encoding probable E3 ubiquitin-protein ligase ARI8 isoform X6, with product MHITCTPPCKFEFCWLCLGAWSEHGERTGGFYACNRYETAKQEGVYDEAEKRREMAKNSLERYTHYYERWVTNQSSRQKALADLQQMTVHISYRTLLRSFLSLQSVTAMSFRLRLHVTKSNDKQQCEAQFVKSQLCNFHKLWSTVPEYSSHCHSQEQPPL
- the LOC112185969 gene encoding probable E3 ubiquitin-protein ligase ARI8 isoform X8 → MHITCTPPCKFEFCWLCLGAWSEHGERTGGFYACNRYETAKQEGVYDEAEKRREMAKNSLERYTHYYERWVTNQSSRQKALADLQQMTVHLEKLSDIVIWVVLASGFWCFWWVEISYRTLLRSFLSLQSVTAMSFRLRAALFQVFGH
- the LOC112185969 gene encoding probable E3 ubiquitin-protein ligase ARI8 isoform X5 is translated as MHITCTPPCKFEFCWLCLGAWSEHGERTGGFYACNRYETAKQEGVYDEAEKRREMAKNSLERYTHYYERWVTNQSSRQKALADLQQMTVHISYRTLLRSFLSLQSVTAMSFRLRQLHVTKSNDKQQCEAQFVKSQLCNFHKLWSTVPEYSSHCHSQEQPPL
- the LOC112185969 gene encoding probable E3 ubiquitin-protein ligase ARI8 isoform X7, translating into MHITCTPPCKFEFCWLCLGAWSEHGERTGGFYACNRYETAKQEGVYDEAEKRREMAKNSLERYTHYYERWVTNQSSRQKALADLQQMTVHISYRTLLRSFLSLQSVTAMSFRLRLYSKFLAIRLLFLQLSICIKCSFLVLRCLLLSAGTFWF
- the LOC112185969 gene encoding probable E3 ubiquitin-protein ligase ARI8 isoform X4; the encoded protein is MHITCTPPCKFEFCWLCLGAWSEHGERTGGFYACNRYETAKQEGVYDEAEKRREMAKNSLERYTHYYERWVTNQSSRQKALADLQQMTVHLEKLSDIVIWVVLASGFWCFWWVEQLHVTKSNDKQQCEAQFVKSQLCNFHKLWSTVPEYSSHCHSQEQPPL
- the LOC112185969 gene encoding probable E3 ubiquitin-protein ligase ARI8 isoform X1, whose protein sequence is MHITCTPPCKFEFCWLCLGAWSEHGERTGGFYACNRYETAKQEGVYDEAEKRREMAKNSLERYTHYYERWVTNQSSRQKALADLQQMTVHLEKLSDIVIWVVLASGFWCFWWVEISYRTLLRSFLSLQSVTAMSFRLRQLHVTKSNDKQQCEAQFVKSQLCNFHKLWSTVPEYSSHCHSQEQPPL
- the LOC112185969 gene encoding probable E3 ubiquitin-protein ligase ARI8 isoform X2 — protein: MHITCTPPCKFEFCWLCLGAWSEHGERTGGFYACNRYETAKQEGVYDEAEKRREMAKNSLERYTHYYERWVTNQSSRQKALADLQQMTVHLEKLSDIVIWVVLASGFWCFWWVEISYRTLLRSFLSLQSVTAMSFRLRLHVTKSNDKQQCEAQFVKSQLCNFHKLWSTVPEYSSHCHSQEQPPL